Part of the Hallerella porci genome is shown below.
GGCACGCTTCGTGATACTTTCTTAAAACCTTCATGCGGGCATCGTCAAAAGCGTATTGTCCACTAGCAAGCCACGGGTCGTTTACACCCGGTTCGTTTGCTGAGGCAAAAATCAAGTGTTCATCGTAGTCGTTGTTAAACTTTGTTGCAATCTGCTTCCAGTAGCTTTCCTGCTTTGCTGCAATTTCAGCAGCATTCACGGAGACTTTCCCGGAGGCGATGCCATCATAACCTTCGCCGTCAAAAACGTGGTTTTCGAGCCAGCCACCGTCCCAGTGAATATTCAAAATCGCATACATGCTTCGTCAATCACATAATCGACGACGGTTTTTACAGAATCGAGCCAACTTGCGTTAATCGTGCCGTTTGTTGCGTGAGAATCCCAAGCGCAAGGAATGCGGACGGTGTTAAATCCCAATTTTTTAATCGACTGAACATATTCCTTCGTCGGGAATGGGTTTCCCCAACCGGTCGGATCGTTCGGAACTTCCATCGTATTGCCGATGTTGTAACCCAAACCCA
Proteins encoded:
- a CDS encoding cellulase family glycosylhydrolase, with product MKQWIPLTLAAAFATSAFALPHSSELVTPMGLGYNIGNTMEVPNDPTGWGNPFPTKEYVQSIKKLGFNTVRIPCAWDSHATNGTINASWLDSVKTVVDYVIDEACMRF